The Saccharomyces mikatae IFO 1815 strain IFO1815 genome assembly, chromosome: 2 sequence AGAGGCGTTGTTTAATGGGGATAATCATAAGAAGGTCCCTTTGTTTGAACAGATATTTATCGGCGTCATTATTGCTCTGGTCGTCACAACGGTTAGCATACTCTATGTTATCTATAAGAATGTTGatattcatcaaatattgTTTGCTGTACAGATTGTagttgttgctgctgctgcagGAAGCCTAACGTACAGATATGTCCATGATCCGCTCGCTAAAAGAAATCTCAAGGCTTCTATGGCGCTTGGTGCACTATTTTTCTTATCAGGTTACTTTTCCTGGCTATTGGATATCCATTTTTGCTCATTCTGGGTACACATTAGAAGAAGCATATTGGCTTTGCCGCTGGGGGTACTGCTTGAGCTACATGGATGGTGGCATATACTGACTGGAGTGGGAATATACTTCTATATTGTCTCTTTAGAACATTTGAGAGTCATCACGTTAGACGTTAGCACCGATTACCTGTTTATTTGGAGATGGAAAGTCTTTCCTGAATTGATACGGAAAGGGCACAACCCCTCAACAAGATACTCCCTTGAACTATTTGGGTCATACGTAAATGATTTGGCATTTGAagctgaaaagaagaaaaaataattcttaCGTAATATATTCATAATGAATAGacatatttatattttattctatATTATTTCATGTCTAATTTAATGACCAACTATTAACAGAATGTACTTGAAAAAACGTTTTGTAGCTgttgttttcaaaacaaaatgtTTGAATATGATGTATAAATGTGCCTATTAATATAATATAGATCAAACACTTTGTGTGCGCGTTAATACTGTCGGCGGCAAAAGTATCggaattgatgaaaataaacaaaaaagatgtATTCTATTGTCACCAACACAAAGACCAAAGAAGGGTTATGTTATAAAAATTAGTTAATAACTGACTTGTCCTGTTTAGTAGTAAAATGttgaataatatttcttcatctggAAACATAAACGTTCAATACGAGCAAAATATTAACGGAAGGTTGAAAAACGATAAAACGCCAACAAAATCGTTTAATGCCAATGTTGAATACACAATTTGCAATTACAACAGCTTTGAAAGCTATGAAGAGAGGGTAGTTCTAAACACAATGAAAACATGTTCTAATTACCAGAAAGGGGACATTCTTATTGAGATCCTTCAACCTGTTATGAACCGAACGATTAATACAAGAATAagcaaaagcaaaaaaaacaatccCGAATACAAAAGTGGGGTTCTGAGTCCTGAAGACGAAGCAGAatcattgatgaaaaagactAAATTTCTCAAACGGAAGAGCAACCACCATAAAGAACGGCATGATTGGTCTCGCCTCAGTACGAGCAATATCTGCAAAATTCTGGAAGATATATCAGGTAAAAAGGATAGAACAAGGGTACAGTCCAGCTTGCTTCAGGAGAAAATATATCCCCAAAAAGTTTGCAATCAAAAGATCaaggaaaataatcaaaatTGGTCTCAGATTCCTAATGAAGATATATGTGCACTTATAGAAAGGATTGCTAGTAGACGCAGTAAACCCCTTAAACGGACGAATCATCCAGATTATCAagttaaagaaattacTGACGCTATCGATGCGGCAGGAGATTGTATGCGTAAGGTAGAAGGTATGCAAACGCTGCTTGTTAAGGATGAAGGAAGCTGTGAGAACAGTAGAAGGCGCGATTTTAATTCAAAAAGTATTATACCAAACACGATATCTCTTCCCTTCCAAAAGGACAGAAAACAGTTAAGATCTACCCtacaaaggaaaagaaaaagtttagTCACCATCTCTGGGACTCATCATGGAAAGTTTATTATGAGAGAACTTGACAATGAATCGATAGTTAAATTGAATTGTCCTGTCAACAGGTTTTTTAATCAGGAAAAGGTGATATTAAATCATTCGTTTCATCACGAGATAATcgtatatacatatactGCTCTCCAATTTaaagttgaaaataatatcTGGAAACTCAGGAAATCTCCTATCCAACTTCTCGAACCTGGGGTAATAAATACAACGAACATATTGCATCCCGTTTCGGTACCACAAGGTTTATACGGTGACTTCACGGTGTTTCtctcaaaaaatctaaCTGATCCTAAAAAGTTCATTGATGGTTGCTGTTTTAGTTTACAGGAGTTGAGGTCACTGACCTGTGCTTTTGGAACATATCAGAAAAATGAACTACATCATCGCATTGCTTACCACACAACAACGATAGAAATGGATTATTATTCGAGTACACAatacgaaaagaaaaagcctCACAAGAATGCGATTTTTAGAAATAGGACGCACGCAAATAGCTGGTTGACACCAAAGAAAGTTTGTGTTCACCGCTTGGATAGCGCAGGATGTTCTCATAGGTTTCAACCtgcagaaaagaaggaaaaccACAAGGATGTGAACAGTCTGCAAGGTAATGATACCcgtcaaagaaatattatttCTGATTTACGGAATTTTTTCCTAAAGTTTTACTGTAATGGCTGCTCTAAGAAAACTGATCTgtcaaaaatattattctaTGACGATTTCACGGAAAAATGGGTAAAAATGGGGGAATTGGTGCACCACTAAGTAGGGAACATCTTTATACTTCCCATGAAAAAAGTTCGAAACATTTAATATATACTTTAAAATGGCAACAAGTTGATGGTTTTCACCGAATATATATGTGGTATATGGAATTAGAAActcaacaaaagaaatgactATTTACAGATTTGCTGGAATGTTTCCCCTGGCTTGTATCTTGCTTTAGTTTGGAGGCAAGCGATATATATCTCCattcatcttcattctACGTATGGCAGTTTTAGTATCATCTTCATAGTTCTTTGGTAATTTATCATTCGGCTTACTTTCAAATAGAGATCCCATTAGAACCATATCATTAGTTGTCGCATCACATAAGAAGGCAATATAGTCTACAACGTCACGATCTAATATCTCACTCTTCTTAGTTTGTTGATTAACTTTAATTAGTCTTTGCTTGGTGTCGAATTTGTATACTAATTGTAAGTGCTCCAAAGGCATTCCAGGAATCATAATGGGCTGTACTGAAACTAGTTTGGGAACCGCATTGAACTTTAACAACTGCCAATCCAAAGTAGCATTACCTGGTAGTTGACGGGACCTAGCCTCTAGGGCCTCTTGAACCCATAGAGAGACCATTCCTTT is a genomic window containing:
- the MBA1 gene encoding Mba1p (similar to Saccharomyces cerevisiae MBA1 (YBR185C); ancestral locus Anc_8.561), producing the protein MNVLRSTYLFSPARSLLISCSRKQLFSTSRLVLNKESETAKKKDKNKQQDFNPRHLGVTAEIFIPSAYKNLPNVFSHPFIVANALIRRLYTFGLNSVQIALFRFQSGIKPSFLLWKNKAIETYINVNTSFAHKNLLDIKGMVSLWVQEALEARSRQLPGNATLDWQLLKFNAVPKLVSVQPIMIPGMPLEHLQLVYKFDTKQRLIKVNQQTKKSEILDRDVVDYIAFLCDATTNDMVLMGSLFESKPNDKLPKNYEDDTKTAIRRMKMNGDIYRLPPN
- the YPC1 gene encoding phytoceramidase (similar to Saccharomyces cerevisiae YPC1 (YBR183W) and YDC1 (YPL087W); ancestral locus Anc_8.564) — translated: MGIFRWNYPESSVPGFWGETTSTIDWCEENYVVSPYIAEWSNTLTNSVFILTAIYSIYSAHKNKLEKRFLFIGFGYGLVGVGSWLFHMTLKYRFQLLDELPMIYAMCIPTWSLVCEAKEALFNGDNHKKVPLFEQIFIGVIIALVVTTVSILYVIYKNVDIHQILFAVQIVVVAAAAGSLTYRYVHDPLAKRNLKASMALGALFFLSGYFSWLLDIHFCSFWVHIRRSILALPLGVLLELHGWWHILTGVGIYFYIVSLEHLRVITLDVSTDYLFIWRWKVFPELIRKGHNPSTRYSLELFGSYVNDLAFEAEKKKK
- the SMKI02G2940 gene encoding uncharacterized protein (similar to Saccharomyces cerevisiae YBR184W) yields the protein MLNNISSSGNINVQYEQNINGRLKNDKTPTKSFNANVEYTICNYNSFESYEERVVLNTMKTCSNYQKGDILIEILQPVMNRTINTRISKSKKNNPEYKSGVLSPEDEAESLMKKTKFLKRKSNHHKERHDWSRLSTSNICKILEDISGKKDRTRVQSSLLQEKIYPQKVCNQKIKENNQNWSQIPNEDICALIERIASRRSKPLKRTNHPDYQVKEITDAIDAAGDCMRKVEGMQTLLVKDEGSCENSRRRDFNSKSIIPNTISLPFQKDRKQLRSTLQRKRKSLVTISGTHHGKFIMRELDNESIVKLNCPVNRFFNQEKVILNHSFHHEIIVYTYTALQFKVENNIWKLRKSPIQLLEPGVINTTNILHPVSVPQGLYGDFTVFLSKNLTDPKKFIDGCCFSLQELRSLTCAFGTYQKNELHHRIAYHTTTIEMDYYSSTQYEKKKPHKNAIFRNRTHANSWLTPKKVCVHRLDSAGCSHRFQPAEKKENHKDVNSLQGNDTRQRNIISDLRNFFLKFYCNGCSKKTDLSKILFYDDFTEKWVKMGELVHH